The Streptomyces sp. NBC_00569 genomic sequence TGGTCGCGGCGTAGGAGGCCCTGATGTACGACCCCACTGTCGCCCGGCTCACCTACCGAGCCCTGCTCGGCCGCCGCCGGGCCCTCATCCTGTGTGCCCTGCCCATCCTGCTCATCGCCATCTCCGCGCTCGTGCGCGGCCTCACCGGAGCGGACGACCAGATCGCCGCCGACGTCCTGGGCGGGTTCGCGCTCGCCACGATGGTGCCGATCATCGGCGTCATCGCGGGCACGGGCGCGATCGGCCCCGAGATCGACGACGGCTCCGTCGTCTACCTCCTCGCGAAGCCGATCAAGCGCCCGACGATCATCTTCACCAAGCTGATCGTCGCCATCGCCGTGACGATGGTGTTCTCCGCGGTCCCCACGCTCGTCGCGGGCCTGATCCTGAACGGGAACGGGCAGCAGATCGCCGTCGCCTACACGATCGCGGCCCTTGTCGCCTCCATCGCGTACGCCGCGCTCTTCCTGCTCCTGGGCACGATCACGCGCCACGCGGTGGTCTTCGGCCTCGTCTACGCCCTGGTCTGGGAGGCGCTCTTCGGATCACTCGTGGCCGGTGCGCGCACCCTCAGCGTGCAGCAGTGGTCCCTGGCCGTGGCCCACAAGGTGGCGGGCGGCGACCTGATCACCTCGGACGTCGGCCTGCCCCTCGCCACTGTCCTGCTCGCCGGGGTCACCGTGCTCGCCACCTGGTACGCGGGCCAGAAGCTGCGCACGCTGAAGCTCGCCGGCGAGGAGTGACGGCTCTTGACAGCGGCTTCACCCTCCCATCAGGACACTGGTCGGGAGGGTGACCTGTTTTCCAGGAGAGCG encodes the following:
- a CDS encoding ABC transporter permease; translation: MYDPTVARLTYRALLGRRRALILCALPILLIAISALVRGLTGADDQIAADVLGGFALATMVPIIGVIAGTGAIGPEIDDGSVVYLLAKPIKRPTIIFTKLIVAIAVTMVFSAVPTLVAGLILNGNGQQIAVAYTIAALVASIAYAALFLLLGTITRHAVVFGLVYALVWEALFGSLVAGARTLSVQQWSLAVAHKVAGGDLITSDVGLPLATVLLAGVTVLATWYAGQKLRTLKLAGEE